A genomic stretch from Mycobacterium cookii includes:
- a CDS encoding glycosyltransferase, producing the protein MKCVVAGYGSRGDVEPCIAVAAELARRGHDVRMAVTVPPEMQAYVASAGLVAVPYGRHWQDLLSDNGFTSMVDNPMSAIPQAIEYVHQTLAEKSTTLAPLAEGADLIVAGMTEQTPAANIAELQHIPLAALHFFPSQILHEGSPESGVYSQAQRAQRHALGLPEVAEVARPLEIQAYDRLCAPRLADEWAGDELHPFVGALTLELPTATDDAVLSWMAAGSPPVYFGFGSTPVTAPADMVAVIEAACSRVGVRALICLGSDDSSAIGHSEHVKIVHEVNHAAVFPACRAVVHHGGAGTTAAGLRAAVPALILWNGLDQPMWAAAVTHMGVGLRRGFSESTLDSLTADLRLILAEQYAARAREIARLMVTPAESLTRTVDLLERAAGQRL; encoded by the coding sequence ATGAAATGTGTGGTGGCCGGCTACGGCAGCCGCGGCGATGTGGAACCCTGCATCGCCGTCGCCGCTGAGCTGGCGCGCCGGGGTCACGACGTGCGCATGGCCGTCACAGTTCCACCGGAGATGCAGGCGTACGTCGCATCGGCGGGTCTGGTCGCTGTGCCCTACGGCCGGCATTGGCAGGATCTCTTGAGCGACAATGGTTTCACCAGCATGGTGGACAACCCGATGAGCGCGATCCCGCAAGCAATCGAATATGTGCACCAGACGCTTGCCGAGAAGTCCACGACGCTGGCGCCGTTGGCCGAGGGCGCAGACCTGATCGTGGCGGGGATGACCGAACAGACGCCGGCGGCCAATATCGCTGAGCTCCAACACATTCCCTTGGCAGCGCTGCACTTCTTCCCGTCGCAGATTCTCCACGAGGGATCGCCCGAATCCGGCGTGTATTCGCAGGCGCAACGGGCTCAGCGCCACGCGCTGGGACTGCCCGAGGTCGCTGAAGTTGCGCGGCCGCTGGAAATTCAGGCCTACGACAGACTCTGCGCGCCACGCCTCGCGGACGAGTGGGCAGGTGACGAGCTGCACCCCTTCGTCGGGGCGCTGACACTGGAGTTGCCAACGGCTACCGACGACGCCGTGCTCTCGTGGATGGCAGCCGGGTCACCACCTGTCTACTTCGGCTTCGGCAGCACGCCGGTCACGGCCCCGGCCGATATGGTCGCCGTGATCGAGGCGGCCTGCAGCCGAGTAGGTGTCAGAGCGTTGATCTGCCTGGGCTCAGATGATTCGAGCGCGATCGGGCATTCTGAGCACGTCAAGATTGTGCACGAGGTCAATCACGCGGCGGTGTTTCCCGCGTGCCGTGCGGTCGTGCATCACGGTGGCGCCGGCACGACGGCGGCCGGCCTACGCGCCGCAGTGCCGGCACTGATCCTGTGGAACGGACTCGACCAGCCGATGTGGGCAGCCGCCGTCACCCACATGGGAGTTGGTTTGAGACGGGGCTTTTCCGAATCGACGCTGGACTCGCTGACGGCAGACCTGAGACTGATCCTCGCCGAGCAGTACGCCGCGCGGGCCCGTGAGATCGCGCGTCTGATGGTCACTCCTGCCGAAAGCCTCACCCGGACCGTCGATCTGCTGGAACGGGCTGCGGGCCAACGGCTCTAG
- a CDS encoding nuclear transport factor 2 family protein translates to MMLDAADRAALGDLVHCYAALVDDRHFSSAAELFTDDAELTLPDPPSTLEPVVHHRGRAAIGDALATVAATIRTQHAIVGEVYDANPRSGTARGRIACIAHHWIAHDDEIRDVVWHLRYDDEYRRAKSGSWRIQRRALTIDAIETRPARQVRP, encoded by the coding sequence CTGATGCTGGACGCCGCCGACCGGGCTGCTCTCGGCGACCTGGTGCACTGCTACGCAGCCCTCGTCGACGATCGGCATTTCAGTTCTGCTGCAGAGCTGTTCACCGACGACGCTGAGCTGACGCTGCCCGATCCCCCATCGACTTTGGAGCCGGTTGTCCATCATCGCGGACGCGCCGCCATCGGCGACGCGTTGGCAACCGTCGCCGCCACCATTCGCACTCAGCACGCGATCGTGGGCGAAGTCTATGACGCCAACCCGCGATCCGGCACTGCTCGCGGGCGCATCGCGTGTATCGCCCACCACTGGATTGCGCACGACGACGAGATTCGTGATGTGGTGTGGCATCTGCGCTACGACGACGAGTATCGGCGCGCCAAGTCCGGTTCGTGGCGGATCCAGCGCCGGGCTTTGACGATCGACGCTATCGAGACACGCCCGGCGCGCCAGGTACGGCCCTAG
- a CDS encoding LLM class F420-dependent oxidoreductase codes for MKFGVVAPVAAGVTADPRWMAAFARHLEECGFESIVVVEHTVLATRYDSVYPYDPSGRVELAADCPVPDPLDLLSFLAAHTDRLGLATGVLVLPNHHPVVLAKRAATVDALSNGRLRLCVGVGWLREEIEACGTVFESRGRRADEQLAVLRALWDVSTAGASHHGEFFHFDNAVCSPKPVAGKHLPVHIGGHSKAAARRAGRYGDGFQPLGVAGSQLEVLLTLMRDEAAAAGRDPSEIEVSLGHSVAKIDAERAQRLAAQGADRLVLAMPSITDLDQARDELSACAQRLRLVA; via the coding sequence TTGAAGTTCGGCGTGGTCGCGCCCGTCGCCGCCGGCGTGACCGCAGACCCGCGGTGGATGGCCGCCTTCGCGCGACACCTCGAAGAGTGCGGCTTCGAATCGATTGTCGTGGTCGAGCACACCGTGCTGGCCACCCGCTATGACAGCGTCTACCCCTACGACCCGTCCGGGCGGGTGGAATTGGCGGCCGACTGCCCCGTACCCGACCCGCTGGATCTGTTGTCGTTCTTGGCCGCTCACACCGACCGGCTCGGCTTGGCGACCGGCGTTCTGGTACTGCCCAATCACCATCCGGTGGTATTGGCCAAGCGCGCGGCGACGGTGGACGCGCTGTCGAACGGCCGGCTTCGGCTCTGCGTCGGTGTGGGCTGGCTGCGCGAGGAGATCGAGGCCTGTGGCACGGTGTTCGAAAGCCGGGGACGCCGCGCCGACGAGCAGTTGGCCGTCCTACGGGCGCTATGGGACGTCAGCACGGCGGGTGCCAGTCACCACGGCGAGTTCTTTCATTTCGACAACGCCGTATGCAGCCCGAAACCGGTTGCCGGCAAACATCTTCCCGTGCACATTGGCGGGCACAGCAAGGCGGCCGCCCGACGGGCCGGACGCTACGGCGACGGGTTCCAGCCGTTAGGCGTGGCCGGGTCGCAGTTGGAGGTCCTGCTGACGTTGATGCGCGACGAGGCGGCCGCCGCCGGCCGGGATCCATCGGAAATCGAAGTGTCGCTGGGTCATTCGGTCGCCAAGATCGACGCTGAACGTGCGCAGCGGCTGGCCGCTCAGGGCGCCGACCGACTGGTACTGGCCATGCCGTCGATCACTGATCTCGACCAGGCCAGGGACGAATTGTCGGCTTGCGCCCAACGGCTCCGTTTGGTTGCCTGA